The Merismopedia glauca CCAP 1448/3 DNA segment GAGGCTTTGTCTAGCCAAGGAATAGTCGAATGTGTCGAACGTTCTGATGGACGTTTATACGGTCATATCAGCGACGCTCACAGTCATATTAACTGTCTAGATACCCAACAAATACTGGATATACACATAGAGTTACCAGAAGCGTTGCTTCGAGAAATCGAAGCACGAACTGGTGTGACCATTACAAATTACCGAGTTGATTTCTTTGGTTATCGCCAGCCAAAAGCGGCAGTTGGCTGTTAGAAGATAACTAAATATCAAACGAGAAAAGCAACAACTTTTTTATCAAATTTTGCTTAAATCGAGTCAAATATTCCGAAATATTGGCTCAGTGGCTATTTTTTTTACGCAATAAATTTTAATAAGAAGCAGGAAAAAACCGTGAGGATTAAAGACTGGCAAGAATTCCTGGTTCCGGTAAACCAATTGTGGCGTGAGTGGCGCGGACAACAAATGCTGGTTAGTTCGACGAGTGAAGCGGAAACTTCTAATGGAGTTTCGTCAGCCGAAGAATTAGAGCCGAAAACAACAGCCGAGGAAAATGGGGTAAATCCAAGGATGTTTAAACCTAGGATCGCTTTTGGTGGCTGGACAGCTTTTTGGCTCAGTTTAACGGTGATTATGAGTACTACCAGTATGGCTGGATATTGGTTACTGACAAGTCCACCAGCAACTACCGATTGTCAAAATAATTCTCTGTTAATGTCTGATGGAGAAAAACTCTACTGTGCCCAGAAAAAGGCAGAATCTGGCAAACTGAAAGATATCCAAGCGGGAATGGCGATCGCTATCAATCTACCCCAAGACCACCCCCTATACAATGAAGGTCAGAGATTAATTGGGGAATGGTCGTTAGATTTGCTCCGATTGGGTCAAGAAAAGGTAGATAAGGGGGATATGAAAGCTGCTACAGCAATAGTTAAGCAAATACCTGCTCAGAGCCTTCATTATCAAGAAGTTCAAGCTAAAACCAAAAGATGGCAAAAACAATGGCAGAGTGGCAGTGAAATTGAAAAAAACTTTCAGACAGCAATTGAAGCTCAAAGATGGGAAATAGCTCGCCAAGAAGTCGATAATCTGTACGATTCTAGTTCTGATTACTGGCGATTTCAAACTAGAGAGAAATTACTTGCTCAATTAGTCGCAGAAAGAGAAGGCTGGCAGTTGCTGAAAAGAGCGAGAGAAAGTGCTAAATATCAAAATTTAGGGGATATATCAGCAGCTATCACTCTATCTAATCGAATTAAGCCAAAAACCCATGCCAGAACCTTGGCTCAAACTGATCGCAATCAGTGGAGTCAGGTAGTACTCAAAGCTGTAGCTCTCAAGTATCAACAACAAGATTTTACCAGTGCGATCGCCCTAGCAAAACAAGTTCCCAAAGATGTTCCCGTGGCTGGGTTGGCTAAAGACTGGCTGGCT contains these protein-coding regions:
- a CDS encoding Fur family transcriptional regulator, translated to METEAVTIQPLRSLEDAIERCQELGMRVSRQRRFILELLWQAQEHLSAREIYDRLNQQGKDIGHTSVYQNLEALSSQGIVECVERSDGRLYGHISDAHSHINCLDTQQILDIHIELPEALLREIEARTGVTITNYRVDFFGYRQPKAAVGC